From Bradyrhizobium sp. AZCC 1610:
TGGAGACGCCGGGGCCGCTGCGGGAAGACAAGATCGTCAACATTCCCTCGCGTGCCGGCAAGCGCGACATCGCCGACGCGCTGCTGCGTGAGGGCGTGATCAACGTCAATCCCTGGGTATTCATCGGCGGTGTGTTTGCGCTGAAGGCGAGTTCCGACCTCAAGCCGGGTGAATATTCCTTTCAGAAGAATGCCAGCCTGCGCGATGTCATCGCCACCATCGTCGAGGGCAAGGTGGTGCAGCACGCTGTCACGATTCCCGAAGGCCTGACTTCCGAACAGATCGTGGCACGGCTCATCGACAACGACATCTTCGCTGGTTCGGTGCGGGAAATGCCGCGCGAAGGCACGCTGCTGCCGGAAACCTACAAATTTCCGCGCGGCACCACGCGTGAGCAGGTGATCTACCGCTTGCAACAGAGCCAGAAGCGGGTGCTTGCGGAAATCTGGGAGCGCCGCAATCCGGACGTTCTGGTCAAGTCGCCGGAGCAGCTCATCACGCTGGCCTCGATCATCGAGAAGGAAACCGGCCGCGCCGACGAGCGCAGCCGCGTGGCCGCCGTATTCACCAATCGCCTGCGGCAGAGGATCAAGCTGCAGTCCGATCCGACCATCATCTACGGCCTGGTCGGCGGCAAGGGAACGCTGGGCCGACCGATCAAGCGCTCCGAGATTACACAGCCGTCGCCGTACAACACCTATGTCATCGAAGGCCTGCCGCCCGGACCGATCGCCAATCCGGGCCGCGCCTCGCTCGAAGCAGCCGCCAACCCGGCGCGCACGCGCGACCTGTTCTTCGTGGCCGACGGGACCGGCGGGCACGCCTTTACCGAGACCTACGACCAGCACCAGAAGAACGTCGTCAAGCTGCGGGCGCTCGAAAAACAGATTCAGAACGATACCGTCGAACCATCAGAGGATGCGCCGCCGCCCACGGCAGGCGGAGCACCGGCCGATACTAATCCAACCGCAACCACGCCGCGGCCGGCGGCGCCGGCGAAAAAGCCGCCCGCCCGTCCTCCGGCGCCTGCGACGGCGCCCGCCCGCCAGGGCGCGGCGCAGTCGACCACGACGCCGCCGGTGGTTCAGCGCTGACGCCCGGCTGGTTGAATAGTCGTTCCGGCCATCGCCGGAACGTAATTCCACTTTGGCGGAAATCGGCTTAAGGTCGCGCCGTTCCTTTCGAGTCTCGAAATCCCTGTCTTTTGGAGAGTGTTAAGCGATGGCGCTATCGAGCATGACCGGTTTTGCCCGGAGCCACGGCGCCAACGGGCCCTATACGTTCGAGTGGGAACTGAAGTCCGTCAACGCCAAGGGTTTTGACCTGCGTTTGCGGCTGCCGCCGGGCTGGGACGAGCTGGAGGCCTTTGCCAAGAAACGCGCCGGCGAGGTGCTGTCGCGGGGCACGGTCTACGCCAACCTCAGCGTCAAGCGCGCCAACGCGGTCTCCTCCGTGCGCATCAATGAAGACGTGCTGGCCTCGATCGTGAAGGTTGCGGGCGAACTCGCCGGCAGGATCGACGCGGTGGCGCCGAGCATCGACGGGCTGCTCGGCATCAAGGGCGTCATCGAAGTCGTCGAGCCCGAAAGCGACGAGGCGGAAGACAAGGCGGCGAGGGATGCGGCTGCCGCCGCCTTCGAGCAGGCGCTTGCCCAGCTCGTCGAGATGCGCCGCCGCGAAGGCACGACGCTTGGGCAAATTCTGATCCAGCGCATGGATGAAATCGAGAGGCTGGCGAAAAAGGCCGAGGCCGCGCCCGGCCGCAAGCCGGAGGCGATCAGGGCGCGCCTGGCCGAACAGGTGGCAGCACTGCTGGAGACTTCCGAGCGATTCGACCCTGACCGGCTCAATCAGGAGGCGATCCTGATCGCGACCAAGGCCGACATCCGCGAGGAACTCGACCGCATCGCCTCGCACGTGGCGCAGGCCCGTGAGATGATTGGCAAGGGCGGACCGGTCGGCCGGCGGCTCGACTTCCTCGCCCAGGAATTCAACCGCGAGGTCAACACCTGCTGCTCCAAATCGAACGATCTGGAATTGACCCAGACCGGGCTCGAAATGAAGAACGTGGTCGAGCAGTTCCGCGAGCAGGTCCAGAACCTGGAGTAACCGATGACGGCTGGAGGTTTCGACGGGGTTGAACGGCGCGGGCTGATGTTCGTGCTGTCGTCGCCCTCGGGCGCGGGCAAGACCACGCTGTCGCGCATGCTGATTGCCGAGACGCCTGCGCTGCAGATGTCAGTGTCGGCTACCACGAGGCCGAAGCGGCCCGGTGAGGTTAACGGCAAGGATTACTTCTTTGTCGATCATACACGATTTGAGACAATGGTCGCCAACGGCGAACTGCTGGAGTGGGCCACCGTATTCGACAACCGCTACGGCACGCCGCGCGCGCCGGTCGAGGCGGCATTATCGTCCGGGCAGGACGTGCTGTTCGATATCGACTGGCAGGGCACTCAACAACTGCGCGACAGGTCGCCGAAAGATGTGGTCAGTGTTTTCATTCTTCCGCCGTCAGTATCGGCACTGGAACAACGACTGCACACACGCGCGCAAGATTCCGAAGAGGTCATCCGCGGCCGTATGAGAAAGGCCGGCGACGAGATGAGCCATTTCGATGCCTACGATTACATTGTGGTCAATGACAATATCGGAATTGCCTTCGAAGCCGTAAAATCGATCTTGCGGGCGGAACAGTTGAAGCGAGAACGGCAAGTAGGCCTTTCAGACTTCGTTCTCGGATTGCGGCGCCAGCTGGAGAAATAGCCGCGGCTTCCGTTTCAATCAGGTCTGCGCGCTGCGGGCGAGCCGGGACAGCATTTCCGTAACCTGCCGCTCCCGATCCCGTTCCTGGGGCACGCGATCTTGGGCCACGCGATCCTGGGGCACGTGCCGCCGTTCTTGGGCCGGGCGTGCTTGGGGCGGGCGTGGCCGCTCTCGGGGCACGCGTGTTGTCCTTTCCTGGGGCACGCGCGGATTGTGCACGCCGCTGGTGCGCCGCAGCCCGGCGTCCTCGTCGTGGAACATCGGCGGCGGCGAACGCCGCAACGTCTTTGCGGAATCCCACATCGCGCGCCGCTTGCGGCGCATGGCGCGGCGTGCCCGCATGCGGCCGATCCTGACGATCGCGCTTACCGTGAGGCCGGCCAGCGCGAGGGCGGCGGCCATCACCAGAAGCAGCTTCTGCAGCGATGCGGTCGGCTTTGCCGTCGCCGCGTCCGCTGCGGCGGGCGCAACCTGATCTGCCGCAGGCTGCTGCACTTCCTCGGCCTGCGGCGGCTGGGCTGCCGGTGGGTTGGCGGCGGCGACCTGGAGATCGGCTGGATTTGCCAGAGATCTCGTGGTGGGAGCGTCGTTCCATCGCATCGACGACAGCGGCGCTGGCGCCAGCACATTCGGCATCGCTGCGCGCGGAGTATTCTGCACGGCCGGTGCGGGGACCGCCGCAACCGCTTGCTCGACTTTGGCGGGCGAATTTGGCTCGGCGCGGGGTTGCTGGGAGATCCATTCGGCACGTGCGTCGGCGATCGACTTGCGTGTGATCGCTGGCGGCTGCGCTGCAGCCGGTTCTGCTGCTGCTGACGACGGCGCCGGGGACGACGCTGGCGGCGCGGCGCGCGCGAACTTGTCATCGGCCTTGTCGCTCTCCTCCCGGAGATACCAGCATTGACGTTTGGTGGTACGGTCGATGCGATAGTACCAGTGGCTGCCCGACGGGGTCGCGCCCTTCGGCGCGGACTGGCAACTGTCTGAGGCGGCCTGGGTCGCTGGCGTGGCGGCTTCCGCCGCTGATATTACCTGGGCCCGGAGATCCGTCATGGCGGCCAGATTGGCACCTGCCACAACCCCGGCAAAGAGAGCCGGGACGAATTTCACGGAACGGTTCGACATTCTGTATCCCCGGCAACGCAACGCAACACGACGCTTGATGCCCCCAATCTGGTCGGAGACTTGGGTGGCAATGAGCCGCAATTTCGGAGCGGATGGGGTATAATTGGGGCTAGCTGGCCGCCTTAATTGAGGCCGGCGGATTCCCATAAAACAGCTTGTTTTTCTCCCGTTTGGATGGGTTTTTTCCTACTGTTTGGAAGCATTCTAGCGTTCGGAA
This genomic window contains:
- the gmk gene encoding guanylate kinase, whose amino-acid sequence is MTAGGFDGVERRGLMFVLSSPSGAGKTTLSRMLIAETPALQMSVSATTRPKRPGEVNGKDYFFVDHTRFETMVANGELLEWATVFDNRYGTPRAPVEAALSSGQDVLFDIDWQGTQQLRDRSPKDVVSVFILPPSVSALEQRLHTRAQDSEEVIRGRMRKAGDEMSHFDAYDYIVVNDNIGIAFEAVKSILRAEQLKRERQVGLSDFVLGLRRQLEK
- the mltG gene encoding endolytic transglycosylase MltG; protein product: MSERPPISPRSPRAALEPERVPPPPKRSERARNPFVVVGNAIITILIILMIGAGTVYYYGRQMLETPGPLREDKIVNIPSRAGKRDIADALLREGVINVNPWVFIGGVFALKASSDLKPGEYSFQKNASLRDVIATIVEGKVVQHAVTIPEGLTSEQIVARLIDNDIFAGSVREMPREGTLLPETYKFPRGTTREQVIYRLQQSQKRVLAEIWERRNPDVLVKSPEQLITLASIIEKETGRADERSRVAAVFTNRLRQRIKLQSDPTIIYGLVGGKGTLGRPIKRSEITQPSPYNTYVIEGLPPGPIANPGRASLEAAANPARTRDLFFVADGTGGHAFTETYDQHQKNVVKLRALEKQIQNDTVEPSEDAPPPTAGGAPADTNPTATTPRPAAPAKKPPARPPAPATAPARQGAAQSTTTPPVVQR
- a CDS encoding YicC/YloC family endoribonuclease, producing the protein MALSSMTGFARSHGANGPYTFEWELKSVNAKGFDLRLRLPPGWDELEAFAKKRAGEVLSRGTVYANLSVKRANAVSSVRINEDVLASIVKVAGELAGRIDAVAPSIDGLLGIKGVIEVVEPESDEAEDKAARDAAAAAFEQALAQLVEMRRREGTTLGQILIQRMDEIERLAKKAEAAPGRKPEAIRARLAEQVAALLETSERFDPDRLNQEAILIATKADIREELDRIASHVAQAREMIGKGGPVGRRLDFLAQEFNREVNTCCSKSNDLELTQTGLEMKNVVEQFREQVQNLE